One window of Candidatus Delongbacteria bacterium genomic DNA carries:
- the rpsI gene encoding 30S ribosomal protein S9 — translation MKINKQGHYTATGRRKTSTARVRLIPGTGKMLVNKRESLEYFKKKLLVMDLEQPLAKTETLSKYDVFVNVRGGGLSGQAGATRLGIARALVLIDAENKPLLKENGFLTRDSRMKERKKYGMAGARKRFQFSKR, via the coding sequence ATGAAAATAAACAAACAAGGTCACTATACAGCTACAGGTAGAAGAAAGACTTCTACTGCAAGAGTAAGGCTTATTCCAGGTACTGGTAAAATGTTAGTTAACAAAAGAGAAAGTCTTGAATACTTCAAGAAAAAACTTCTTGTTATGGATTTAGAGCAACCATTGGCTAAAACTGAAACATTATCAAAATACGATGTATTCGTTAATGTTAGAGGTGGCGGACTTTCTGGTCAAGCTGGTGCAACTAGACTTGGTATCGCAAGAGCACTTGTTCTTATCGATGCTGAAAACAAACCTCTTTTGAAAGAAAATGGATTCTTGACAAGAGACTCAAGAATGAAAGAAAGAAAGAAATACGGTATGGCTGGTGCTAGAAAAAGATTCCAGTTCTCTAAACGTTAA
- the rpsB gene encoding 30S ribosomal protein S2 — protein MARVTANQLLLAGAHFGHLAKRWNPKMRQYIFAKKKGIHILDLKKTVVKLEEACNEAMRIVSKRGKILFVGTKAQAKDLLRSEAERCGMNYVTERWLGGFLTNFQTIRKSVRTMEEIEKKAVDGTYDKLSKKEIIVVEKDKEKLQRILEGVRTMKMLPNALFVVDTVKEHIAIKEAKKLGIPIIALVDTNSDPDDVDFPIPANDDAFKSIGLITKIFSDAIVEASQVAKIVQQDEKEEAVEDRKPKRRVPKRPVRKDDDSVDTESDNHEEQ, from the coding sequence ATGGCAAGAGTAACTGCTAATCAGCTTTTGTTAGCCGGTGCACATTTTGGTCACTTGGCTAAAAGATGGAACCCAAAAATGAGACAATACATTTTTGCTAAGAAAAAAGGTATCCATATTCTTGATCTTAAAAAAACTGTTGTTAAACTTGAAGAAGCTTGCAACGAAGCTATGAGAATTGTAAGCAAGAGAGGTAAAATTCTTTTTGTTGGTACAAAAGCACAAGCAAAAGATCTTTTAAGATCTGAAGCTGAAAGATGCGGAATGAACTACGTAACTGAAAGATGGTTGGGTGGTTTCCTTACTAATTTCCAAACTATCAGAAAATCTGTTAGAACAATGGAAGAGATCGAGAAAAAAGCTGTTGATGGCACTTACGACAAATTATCAAAAAAAGAGATAATTGTTGTTGAAAAAGACAAAGAAAAATTACAGAGAATTCTTGAAGGTGTAAGAACAATGAAAATGCTTCCTAATGCTCTTTTTGTTGTTGACACTGTTAAAGAACATATCGCTATAAAAGAAGCTAAAAAACTTGGTATTCCTATTATCGCTTTAGTAGATACCAATTCTGACCCGGATGATGTTGATTTCCCTATTCCGGCAAATGATGATGCTTTTAAATCAATCGGACTAATTACAAAAATCTTCAGTGATGCAATAGTTGAAGCTAGTCAGGTTGCTAAGATTGTTCAGCAGGATGAAAAAGAAGAAGCAGTTGAAGACAGAAAGCCTAAGAGAAGAGT
- the rplM gene encoding 50S ribosomal protein L13 gives MKTFSQRKEDIERKWYLVDAEGLTLGRVATKIARLLIGKHKPTYTPHIDGGDFVVVVNSEKIVLTGSKENQKTYFSYSGYIGGDKHTSVSEMRDKHPDRIISKAVKGMLPKNKLQSNRMTRLKVFVGPEHIHQAQQPEKLNV, from the coding sequence ATGAAAACTTTCAGTCAAAGAAAAGAAGATATCGAGAGAAAATGGTATCTTGTTGATGCAGAAGGTCTAACACTAGGTAGAGTTGCTACTAAGATTGCCAGACTACTTATCGGAAAACATAAGCCTACTTACACACCTCACATTGATGGTGGAGATTTTGTTGTAGTTGTTAACAGTGAGAAAATTGTTCTTACTGGTAGTAAAGAAAATCAAAAAACTTATTTCAGTTACTCCGGATACATTGGTGGAGATAAGCATACTTCAGTATCTGAAATGAGAGACAAACACCCTGACAGAATTATTTCTAAAGCTGTAAAGGGAATGCTTCCAAAAAATAAACTTCAGTCTAACAGAATGACTAGACTAAAAGTTTTTGTTGGTCCGGAGCATATCCATCAAGCACAGCAACCAGAAAAATTAAACGTTTAA